The genomic DNA AGACTATTTTAACATGTTAACGTTAAAATATAAAAAGAAAATGAAATAGAGACCGGTTTCATGTAAAATGGTTATGGAGAGGTGACGGAGAAATGATTAAATTTGATAAAGTACAACAGTTGATTGAGAGAGAAAACCTTGATGCGTTACTCGTAATGAACGGTTATAACAGAAGATATTTAAGTAATTTTACCGGCTCCAGCGGGGCGCTTGTCATTACACCGAAGGGACGATATCTTATATCGGATTTCAGGTATAAAGCACAGGGCGCTGAACAGGCTCAGGATTTCGAGTTTGTACTGCAGCAGGGAAGCCTGCTTGATTTCACAGCATCATTTATGAAATCAAAGAACATTAAGCGTATTGGTTTCGAAGGGGAACACGTAAACTACAATACATACAGCAGGATTAAAGAAGATTTTGACACAGTACCGTTAACAGGTGAAGTGGAAAAAATCCGTTTAATCAAAACCGAAGCAGAGCTTGACCTGATTCAGAAAGCATGCGAAATCGCCGATCAGTCATACGAGTACATTTTAACGTTTGTTAAAGCGGGAATGACTGAACTGGAAGTTAAAAACGAACTTGAAGCGTACATGACAAAACTCGGTGCAAGCGGGCCAAGCTTCGATACGATTGTTGCGAGCGGTCACAGAGGCGCTCTGCCGCACGGTGTCGCGTCGGACAAAGTAATTGAATCAGGCGATATGGTAACATTGGACTTCGGCGCATATTACCAGGGCTATGCATCCGACATTACCCGCACATTCGGCGTCGGCTCGGTATCACCTGAAATGGAAAAAATCTACAACGTCGTGCTTGAGTCACAGCTCAAAGCACTGGATGAGATTAAAGCAGGTATGTCAGGAAAAGAGGCGGATGCTGTTGCACGTGATGTAATCAGTGCTCACGGATACGGCGACAACTTCGGTCATTCACTCGGACACGGCTTCGGACTTGAAGTACATGAATTGCCAGGTCTCGCTCAAAAAAGTACAATGACTTTAGAACCCGGTATGTGCGTCACTGTCGAACCCGGTATTTATGTAGACGGTCTCGGCGGTGTACGTATTGAAGATGACACACTGGTAACTGAATCCGGTCTAAAAAAATTAACACACAGCAGTAAAAAACTGTTTATCGTATAAGAGAGACAGATTATCTAGGAGGAAAAACATGATTTCAGTAAACGATTTTAAAACTGGACTTACAGTAGAAGTAGAAGGCAATATCTGGAGAGTAATGGACTTCCAGCACGTTAAACCAGGTAAAGGTGCGGCATTCGTACGCAGTAAATTAAAAAACCTGCGTAACGGATCAATCCAGGAAAAAACTTTCAGAGCGGGCGAGAAAGTCGGCAGAGCACAAATTGACAACATGAAGATGCAGTACTTATATGCAGACGGCGACAGCTATGTATTTATGGACAACAACACTTACGATCAGATTTCAATTCCTGCCGATCAGCTGGAACATGAACTTAAATTCCTTAAAGAAAATATGCCGGTATCGATTATGATGTACGGAAGCGAAACACTCGGAGTGGAACTGCCGAAAACTGTTGAGCTTGAAGTAACTGAGACTGAACCGGGAATTAAAGGGGACACTGCGAGCGGTGCATCCAAATCAGCTACACTTGAAACAGGTATCACTATCCAGGTGCCTCTGTTTGTTAACCAGGGCGATATTCTTGTCGTTAACACAGAAGAAGGTTCTTACGTTTCAAGAGCATAATTACAAATACAGAGCAGTAATTTTTTACTGCTCTTAATTAATACTTGAATTGGTATGACCACCTATGTAAAATGTAGTACATATTATTTTATGGGAGAGTAAAGCTAATGAATTTAGAACAAGTCGATTCTTTAATTGAAAAAATGGAGCGCGCATCGCTTACTGAGATTTCTTATAAAGACAAAGATGTGGATATTAAACTGAAAAGAGAAATAACACAGGCTGTAACTCAGGCGCCTCAGCCGGTACAGACACAGGCAGCACCGCAGCAGGTACAGGCTCCGGCTAAAGAAGTTCAGCCCGAAGACGAAGGCATCGTTGTAAGAGCACCGATGGTCGGCACGTTCTATAAAGCGCCGTCACCGGAAGCGGATGCTTACGTTAAAGTAGGGGACAAAGTATCAAGCACGTCTGTTGTTTGTATTTTGGAAGCAATGAAACTGTTCAACGAAATTCAGGCAGAAGTATCCGGTGAAGTAACTGAAATTCTAGTAGACGACGGAGATATGGTTGAATACAATCAGCCATTATTCAGATTACGATGATTAAAAAAGTACTCATAGCAAACCGCGGGGAAATTGCGGTACGTATCATCCGTGCATGTCACGAACTTGGTATCGAGACTGTCAGTATATACTCTGAAGCAGACAAGGATAGTTTACACCGGAAACTAGCGACAGAATCTTACTGCATCGGACCAAAACTTTCCAAAGACAGCTACCTGGATATGATCGGTATTATTACGATTGCACAATCCACGGGCTGTGATGCCATTCACCCGGGTTACGGGTTCCTGGCTGAAAACAGTGATTTCGCAGAAATGTGTGAATCATCAAGCCTGATCTTTATCGGACCGATGTCTGAGACGATTTCTCTTATGGGCGTTAAAGACGTAGCAAAGAAAACGATGATCGAAGCAGACGTTCCGACAGTGCCGGGCAGCGACGGTGTGGTTAAATCCATCGAAGATGCTTATAAAATCGCTGATGAAATCGGCTATCCGATTATTATTAAAGCAAGCCACGGCGGCGGCGGTAAAGGAATCAGAGTCGCACGCAATAAAGATGAACTGACACAAAACTATAAATTGACCGAGCAGGAAGCTGAGAGTGCATTCGGCAATAAGAGTCTTTATATTGAAAAATATATCGAGAACTTCCGCCACGTTGAAATTCAGGTGCTCGGAGACTACCACGGCAACGTCGTTCATCTCGGTGAACGCGACTGTACAGTACAGCGCCGCATGCAGAAACTCGTAGAAGAAGCACCAAGTCCGGTGATCAGTGACAAGACGAGACGTGAAATGGGAGAAACTGCTGTCCGTGCAGCGAAAAGCATCGATTATATCGGTGCCGGTACTATTGAGTTCATCTATGACTTAAACGAGCAGAAATATTACTTCATGGAAATGAACACCCGTATTCAGGTAGAGCACCCGGTAACAGAAATGATTACGGGCATTGACCTTGTAAAATCACAAATCCAGGTTGCTATGCATGAAGAGCTGCCGTTTAAACAGGAAGACATTAAATTCGAAGGACACGCATTTGAATTCAGAATCAATGCGGAGAACCCTTATAAGAACTTTATGCCTTCTGCAGGGAAGATTAAAGACTTCCTTCAGCCGGGCGGATTCGGTGTGAGAATGGATACTGCATCATATGCAGGCTACGTTATTCCGCCGTATTACGATTCGATGATTGCAAAACTGATTGTACACGGCAAAGACCGCACAGAAGCAATCCAGACAGCAAAACGCGCACTCGGGGAATTCCAGATCAGCGGCATCGATACGACAATTCCGTTCCACCAGAACATACTGTTAAACGATGACTTCCTGAATAATGATTACAACACTAACTTCTTAGCAGAACATGACATTATGAATTAATACTCTGAACCGTCTTTTCATTCCGTTTTGGGATGGATAGGCGGTTTTTATCTTGTTAAAGTAAGCGAGGGAATTTTTAATATTGAGTAAGCGTGAGCAGCACAAATCCTGTTTGAAGCATTTCTGTACATAAATAAACAGAAAAGTCTAAAATTTAATAGCTTTCTCTCCTCGGATTCATTATAATTAATGTAAATATATTGAATTTAAGGGAGATATGTAAATTGAAGAAAATGCTGGTAATTGGTAGTTTATCGTCTGTGTTATTACTTGGTGCATGTGGTGCAGCAGAAGAAAGCGAAGATACTGTTGCAAACGATGAAAATATAACAGCTATCGAAGAGGAGAACGAGCAGCTTAATCAGCAAATTGATGAGCTTGAGAATCAGGTCAGTGAACTGGAAAAACAAAACTCTGAAGAACAGGATAATAGTGATACTGGTGAGCTCGAAGAAGAAAACAAACAACTTAATGAACAGGTAGCAAACCTGGAAAATCAACTGTCGGAAAAGGATGATCAAATAGCAAGTTTAGAATCCGGGCTTGAAGAAGCCGAAACTAAAGTAGAAGAAATGGAGCTCGCAGCGGCTGAAGCGGATCAGGAAGAACAGGCGGAGCCCGAAGAAGACGCTGCGGAAGAAACTGCATCTTCAGATTCAGAATCCGGTGATATCCCGAGAGAATGGGAATCTGCGTTGAACAGTGCGTATAACTATGCTGAAATTATGAGCATGTCAAAGGCGGGTATATACGATCAGCTTGTATCAGAATATGGAGAAGCATTCCCGGAAGAGGCTGCACAGTACGCAATTGATAACATTGAATTTGACTGGAATGCCAACGCCCTGAAATCAGCAGAAAATTATCAGGATATAATGAACATGTCACACTCCGCTATTTATGATCAGCTCGTCTCTGAATATGGTGAAAAATTCACACCGGAACAAGCGCAATATGCAGTTGATAATCTGGAATAATCAAAATATCGGTCGGCTTTTTTAAGCCGGTCATTTTTTTATCCTTGGAAGTATGATGGCTGCGGTGGGGCAAGGTTGTTTTCTCGGGAATGAGGGTCGTTCATTGCGGAGAAAAGTCGCTTCCTCGGGAATGAGGGTCGTTCATTGCGGAGAAAAGTTGCTTTTCCGGGAATGAGGCGCACTCATTGCGGTGCAAACGCACTTTCCCGGGTGCAAAGTCGCTCACCCCGGAATCGCCCCCGCACCCAATTGACTAAACCCGCAAATAGACATATATTTAAAGTAATAAAAACAGCATTTTTCACATTTCCCGAGCGCCCTCTATTGTTTATCAATCCATTCAGCAAACCATTTAATATTACCGGCATCACGTGATATAATAAAACAGTGAGGTGATTGTATGATTTTACAAAATCATAATACAAATTTAGGCAGCATCGAAATTTCCAGTGAAGTCATTGAAGTAATCGCAAGTATTGCGGTTGAGGAAACTAAAGGCGTTCACTCATTGCAAAATAATTTTGCCAGTGGTAATATCGAAAAGATTGGGAAGAAATTCCGCGGTCGCGGTGTTAAAGTCGAGACTAAAGATGATCAGATTCACATTGCGATTTACGTCGTATTATCAACTGACCGGAACGTTCACAGTGTAGCTGAGCGTATTCAGGAAAATGTTAAACAAGCTGTAAATGATATGCTCGAAGTCAAAGTTAACGAAACTAACGTACACATCGTTAATATTATTAAATAAGTTAATAGATAGGTTTAGGTGTAAGCATGAAAAGACATGAACAACGCAAGAAAGCATTTCAGCTGTTATTCCAGACAGACAAAAACGTCGTTGAACTGAAAGAAGCACGTTTTTACGAAGTGTACCAGACTGAAACATTTGTTAAATCGGTAGTCGATTACTACATTCACAACCAGGAAAAAGTAAATGATGAAATCAGCCGTTACTTAACAGGATATACGATTGAACGTATATCAAAAGTTGAAAGAAATATATTACGCCTCGCAGTAAGCGAACTGCAAAGTCACGGCGCGCCTGTAAAGGTCGTTATTGACGAAGCGATTAAACTCGCTAAAAACTACGGTGACAAAGACAGCCACCGTTTCGTAAACGGGGTACTGAAGAACTTTGCCGTGCAGAATGAAGGTTAGGTAAAAATGGATAGTACAAAGTATTTATCAGTTCAGTCCTTAACAAAATATATTAAATATAAATTTGAAAAAGACCCGTACCTGCAACGGGTCTTTCTTAAAGGTGAGCTGTCGAATGTGAAACATCATACGAACGGCCACATATATTTTTCTATAAAAGATGACAGGTCTGTCATCAGTGCGGTCATGTTCAGATACGACGCCGAAAAGCTGAATTTCAAACCCGAAGAGGGGCAGAATGTGCTTTTAGCTGGAAACATTACTCTGTACGAAGCCCGCGGCCAGTACCAGATTTACGTCAAGGAGATGCAGATTGACGGTATCGGCCAACTGTTTTTAAAACTTGAACAAAATAAAGAGCTGCTGAAGAAAAAAGGCTATCTGAACCCGGAGCATAAAAAGCCGATTCCTGCTTTCCCGGAACACATTGCCATCGTGTCTTCCAGTACAAGTGCAGCTATTAAAGATATGATTACCACTTTATCACGCAGATATCCGCTGGTTAAAGTGACATTATTAAATACATACGTACAGGGCGGACGAAGTCAGGAGAGTGTCCTGACAAACTTAAGCCGTGCGGACAAGCTTGGTGCGGATACAGTGATTCTCGCACGGGGCGGAGGGTCTATTGAAGATCTCTGGACGTTTAACGAGCTGGAAGTCGCGCTGCAGGTATTTAATATGAATACACCGGTAATTACCGGTGTCGGCCACGAAACGGACATTACGCTTGTGGATTACGTGAGTGATCTGCGTGCACCGACGCCGACAGCTGCAGCGGAACAGGCAGTGCCGAACATGCGGGATTTACATCTCCGCCTCGGTGAACTCAAGAGGCAGTCCGACAGTCTCTTACTGACTAAAATTGACCGTTCCAAAAAACATCTCGAGAGTTTATCAAACTATTATAAGTTTAAAAATCCGAATTTATTATATACAGAGCAGACGGAAAAACTCAGAGATCTGACTTTGACGCTCGACAACTATATGTCGATGTCGCTCCGTGAACACCGTTACACGCTCGATAAAACAAAAGCATCACTGTCGTATAACAACCCGGCTCCCCGTATTAAAGATTCACAGGCGGAGCGGCTGAGAACAGAAGACGAGCTGAAACGCCGCATGAAAGCACTGCTTGGCCAGAAGGCAGAGCGGCTTGCCGGCAATATTAACATGCTGGAATCAGTCAGTCCGGTGCAGATATTAAAAAGAGGCTATTCTTATACGACGTTTAATAATAAAATAGTCACAGAAGCAGAAAACTTAAAAGTTGGCGATATGATTGAAACTTCATTTAATCGGGGAACAGTCAGCGCGAAAGTGACAGAGGTGAATACAGATGACTAAAAATGATCAGACTTTTGAAATGAAAATGACCAGATTGGAAACAATCGTCAAGTCGCTGGACGAAGAGGAAGTATCTCTTGAGAAGTCGCTTGAGCTTTATCAGGAAGGTATTAAACTTTCACAGGAATGCGACAACATACTGAAAAATGCAGAGTTAAAAGTTGAAGAACTGAATAAGGACACTGACAGCGATGGAGAATAACTTATCCGGCATCGCTAAAGTGAGAGCGAACATTCTCAATCACCTGAATACGTATCAGCATTCTGAAACGATTTACAACGCAAGTAAATATTCGATTGAAGCCGGCGGCAAGGGACTGCGTCCTCTGCTTTTATTTACTGTACTTGAAGCGCTGGGAGAATCTCCTGATAAAGGAATCAGCGCCGCATCCGCAATTGAAATGATTCATACGTATTCGCTTATTCACGACGATCTGCCGGCGATGGATAACGATGACTTAAGACGCGGCAAGCCGACGAATCATATCGTCTTCGGTGAAGGTACTGCGATCCTCGCGGGAGATAATCTGCTGAACGAAAGCTTTAACGTGATTGCAAAAGATAAGGAATTAACTGCAGAAGTGAGAATCAGACTCGTTGAAACCATCTCAACTGCAAGTGGACAGTCGGGCATGATCAGCGGACAGATGCTTGATATCGAGGCTGAAAAACGGGCAACAACGCTGGAAGAGCTTGAAACGATTCACGCATATAAAACCGGCGCACTGATAAAAGCACCGGTAACCGCAGCATGCATTATTGCAGATGCTGCGCAGGAAGTTACCCGCCGGCTTGAGAATTTCAGCGAGGTAATCGGTGTGCTTTTCCAGATAAAAGATGATATTTTAGACATGGAAGGAAATCCTGAACTGACAGGTAAAAATACAGGCAGTGACGTTAAAAAAGGCAAAGTCACTTATGTAAGCGAACTTGGACTGGACGGAGCAAAAGGTGCATTAGCTGACAAAGTTGACGAAGCGTACCGTATTCTTGACAGCCTGAATGAATTAATATCGACAGCAGGATTACGTAAAATCGTTCAGAAGTTTGCTGAAAGAGATCAATGATAATTCATATGTCAGTATGAATTATCATTTTTCTTTTTGGTCCGAACATTAAAGTGTTATAATTATTATTAGTAAATTTAAAGGTGGTTGCTATATGAATATATATAGTATTGACGAGCCTGCATTTTTGAAAGACTTAAATGAAAAAGAGCTCGTTCAGCTAGCAAGTGACGTAAGAGAATTTCTCATCGAGTCATGTGCAGTGACAGGCGGCCACATCGGAGCA from Jeotgalicoccus saudimassiliensis includes the following:
- a CDS encoding M24 family metallopeptidase yields the protein MIKFDKVQQLIERENLDALLVMNGYNRRYLSNFTGSSGALVITPKGRYLISDFRYKAQGAEQAQDFEFVLQQGSLLDFTASFMKSKNIKRIGFEGEHVNYNTYSRIKEDFDTVPLTGEVEKIRLIKTEAELDLIQKACEIADQSYEYILTFVKAGMTELEVKNELEAYMTKLGASGPSFDTIVASGHRGALPHGVASDKVIESGDMVTLDFGAYYQGYASDITRTFGVGSVSPEMEKIYNVVLESQLKALDEIKAGMSGKEADAVARDVISAHGYGDNFGHSLGHGFGLEVHELPGLAQKSTMTLEPGMCVTVEPGIYVDGLGGVRIEDDTLVTESGLKKLTHSSKKLFIV
- the efp gene encoding elongation factor P; this encodes MISVNDFKTGLTVEVEGNIWRVMDFQHVKPGKGAAFVRSKLKNLRNGSIQEKTFRAGEKVGRAQIDNMKMQYLYADGDSYVFMDNNTYDQISIPADQLEHELKFLKENMPVSIMMYGSETLGVELPKTVELEVTETEPGIKGDTASGASKSATLETGITIQVPLFVNQGDILVVNTEEGSYVSRA
- the accB gene encoding acetyl-CoA carboxylase biotin carboxyl carrier protein; translated protein: MNLEQVDSLIEKMERASLTEISYKDKDVDIKLKREITQAVTQAPQPVQTQAAPQQVQAPAKEVQPEDEGIVVRAPMVGTFYKAPSPEADAYVKVGDKVSSTSVVCILEAMKLFNEIQAEVSGEVTEILVDDGDMVEYNQPLFRLR
- the accC gene encoding acetyl-CoA carboxylase biotin carboxylase subunit; this translates as MKKVLIANRGEIAVRIIRACHELGIETVSIYSEADKDSLHRKLATESYCIGPKLSKDSYLDMIGIITIAQSTGCDAIHPGYGFLAENSDFAEMCESSSLIFIGPMSETISLMGVKDVAKKTMIEADVPTVPGSDGVVKSIEDAYKIADEIGYPIIIKASHGGGGKGIRVARNKDELTQNYKLTEQEAESAFGNKSLYIEKYIENFRHVEIQVLGDYHGNVVHLGERDCTVQRRMQKLVEEAPSPVISDKTRREMGETAVRAAKSIDYIGAGTIEFIYDLNEQKYYFMEMNTRIQVEHPVTEMITGIDLVKSQIQVAMHEELPFKQEDIKFEGHAFEFRINAENPYKNFMPSAGKIKDFLQPGGFGVRMDTASYAGYVIPPYYDSMIAKLIVHGKDRTEAIQTAKRALGEFQISGIDTTIPFHQNILLNDDFLNNDYNTNFLAEHDIMN
- a CDS encoding Ltp family lipoprotein encodes the protein MLVIGSLSSVLLLGACGAAEESEDTVANDENITAIEEENEQLNQQIDELENQVSELEKQNSEEQDNSDTGELEEENKQLNEQVANLENQLSEKDDQIASLESGLEEAETKVEEMELAAAEADQEEQAEPEEDAAEETASSDSESGDIPREWESALNSAYNYAEIMSMSKAGIYDQLVSEYGEAFPEEAAQYAIDNIEFDWNANALKSAENYQDIMNMSHSAIYDQLVSEYGEKFTPEQAQYAVDNLE
- a CDS encoding Asp23/Gls24 family envelope stress response protein, which produces MILQNHNTNLGSIEISSEVIEVIASIAVEETKGVHSLQNNFASGNIEKIGKKFRGRGVKVETKDDQIHIAIYVVLSTDRNVHSVAERIQENVKQAVNDMLEVKVNETNVHIVNIIK
- the nusB gene encoding transcription antitermination factor NusB, with protein sequence MKRHEQRKKAFQLLFQTDKNVVELKEARFYEVYQTETFVKSVVDYYIHNQEKVNDEISRYLTGYTIERISKVERNILRLAVSELQSHGAPVKVVIDEAIKLAKNYGDKDSHRFVNGVLKNFAVQNEG
- the xseA gene encoding exodeoxyribonuclease VII large subunit, coding for MDSTKYLSVQSLTKYIKYKFEKDPYLQRVFLKGELSNVKHHTNGHIYFSIKDDRSVISAVMFRYDAEKLNFKPEEGQNVLLAGNITLYEARGQYQIYVKEMQIDGIGQLFLKLEQNKELLKKKGYLNPEHKKPIPAFPEHIAIVSSSTSAAIKDMITTLSRRYPLVKVTLLNTYVQGGRSQESVLTNLSRADKLGADTVILARGGGSIEDLWTFNELEVALQVFNMNTPVITGVGHETDITLVDYVSDLRAPTPTAAAEQAVPNMRDLHLRLGELKRQSDSLLLTKIDRSKKHLESLSNYYKFKNPNLLYTEQTEKLRDLTLTLDNYMSMSLREHRYTLDKTKASLSYNNPAPRIKDSQAERLRTEDELKRRMKALLGQKAERLAGNINMLESVSPVQILKRGYSYTTFNNKIVTEAENLKVGDMIETSFNRGTVSAKVTEVNTDD
- the xseB gene encoding exodeoxyribonuclease VII small subunit, which encodes MTKNDQTFEMKMTRLETIVKSLDEEEVSLEKSLELYQEGIKLSQECDNILKNAELKVEELNKDTDSDGE
- a CDS encoding polyprenyl synthetase family protein → MENNLSGIAKVRANILNHLNTYQHSETIYNASKYSIEAGGKGLRPLLLFTVLEALGESPDKGISAASAIEMIHTYSLIHDDLPAMDNDDLRRGKPTNHIVFGEGTAILAGDNLLNESFNVIAKDKELTAEVRIRLVETISTASGQSGMISGQMLDIEAEKRATTLEELETIHAYKTGALIKAPVTAACIIADAAQEVTRRLENFSEVIGVLFQIKDDILDMEGNPELTGKNTGSDVKKGKVTYVSELGLDGAKGALADKVDEAYRILDSLNELISTAGLRKIVQKFAERDQ